Proteins encoded within one genomic window of Bradyrhizobium sp. 186:
- a CDS encoding LON peptidase substrate-binding domain-containing protein: MPINIEYRGPADLPEIIPVFPLPGALLLPRGQMPLNIFEPRYLAMVDDAFRDGHRLIGMIQPDMAHSPKNSDKPTLFRVGCVGRITQLAESGDGRYILELTGVSRFKVLEELEVLTAYRQCKVDFFAFADDFTARVGEDEVNREALLVALADFLKANNLKVDWEGVESAPNEALVNALAMMSPYGPAEKQAMLEAPDLKTRAEILIAITEMDLAKKRTSGDPPLQ, translated from the coding sequence ATGCCGATCAATATCGAATATCGCGGGCCCGCCGACCTTCCGGAAATCATTCCGGTGTTCCCGCTACCGGGCGCGCTGCTGCTGCCGCGTGGCCAGATGCCGCTCAACATCTTCGAGCCGCGCTACCTCGCGATGGTGGACGATGCCTTTCGCGATGGCCATCGCCTGATCGGCATGATCCAGCCGGACATGGCGCATTCGCCGAAGAACTCCGATAAGCCGACGCTGTTCCGCGTCGGCTGCGTCGGCCGCATCACCCAGCTCGCCGAATCCGGCGACGGCCGCTACATCCTCGAGCTCACCGGGGTCTCACGTTTCAAGGTGCTCGAAGAGCTCGAGGTGCTGACCGCCTACCGGCAGTGCAAAGTAGATTTCTTCGCCTTCGCCGACGATTTTACCGCGCGCGTGGGTGAGGACGAAGTTAACCGCGAGGCGCTGCTGGTGGCGCTGGCAGACTTCTTGAAGGCCAACAATCTCAAGGTCGACTGGGAAGGCGTCGAAAGCGCGCCCAATGAGGCGCTCGTCAATGCACTCGCAATGATGTCGCCCTACGGCCCGGCCGAGAAGCAGGCCATGCTCGAGGCGCCGGACCTGAAGACCCGTGCCGAGATTTTGATCGCGATCACCGAGATGGATCTGGCCAAGAAGCGCACCTCGGGCGATCCGCCGTTGCAGTAG
- a CDS encoding IS110 family transposase — protein MNQIIRIGMDTSKYIFVLHGVDEDERPVLRKKLSRKQVLEFFTKLPPTVIGMEACGASQHWARELRKLGHEVKLMAPQLVKPYVSRNKNDGRDAEGLCEAMSRPTMRFVPVKSAEQQAALMLTGIRDGLIARRTQLTNTIRGHAAEFGLIAPKGLDKIEPLLAQIAQDETLPVLARELFVVLGRECAKLESELEAIEARLMAWHRGDAMGRRLAQIPSVGPIVATALVMKTPDPRAFRSGRHFAAWVGLTPKDHSTAGKTRLGKITRAGDEDLRRLLVIGATAVIQQARRGRGQHSRWLLALIARKPPKLAAVALANKVARIAWKLMISGESYDAARLNAAAVVPA, from the coding sequence GTGAACCAGATTATCCGCATTGGAATGGATACGTCGAAGTATATTTTTGTGCTGCATGGGGTTGATGAGGATGAGCGGCCTGTGCTGCGCAAGAAACTTTCGCGCAAGCAGGTGCTCGAGTTCTTCACCAAGTTGCCGCCGACCGTGATCGGGATGGAGGCCTGCGGGGCTTCGCAACATTGGGCGCGAGAGCTTCGCAAGCTCGGCCACGAGGTGAAGCTGATGGCGCCGCAACTGGTGAAGCCCTACGTGTCGCGGAACAAGAACGACGGACGGGACGCGGAAGGGCTTTGCGAGGCGATGAGCCGACCGACCATGCGGTTCGTGCCGGTGAAGAGCGCCGAGCAGCAAGCCGCATTGATGCTGACGGGCATCCGCGACGGGCTGATCGCCCGGCGCACTCAGTTGACCAATACGATCCGCGGCCATGCGGCGGAGTTTGGCCTGATTGCGCCCAAGGGGCTGGACAAGATCGAGCCGTTGCTGGCGCAGATTGCGCAGGACGAGACGCTTCCCGTCCTGGCGCGCGAGCTGTTTGTCGTGCTGGGCCGCGAATGCGCCAAGCTCGAGAGCGAGCTGGAGGCGATCGAAGCCAGGCTGATGGCCTGGCACCGTGGCGATGCCATGGGCCGGCGTTTGGCGCAGATCCCCTCGGTCGGTCCGATCGTTGCCACCGCGCTGGTGATGAAGACGCCGGATCCGCGGGCGTTCCGCTCCGGTCGTCACTTTGCGGCCTGGGTGGGATTGACGCCCAAGGACCACTCCACCGCCGGCAAGACCAGGCTTGGCAAGATCACCCGGGCGGGCGACGAGGATCTGAGGCGGCTGCTCGTGATCGGGGCCACGGCCGTGATCCAGCAGGCCCGACGAGGCCGCGGCCAACACTCACGTTGGCTGCTGGCGCTGATTGCGCGCAAGCCGCCGAAGCTTGCGGCCGTGGCGCTCGCCAACAAGGTGGCCCGCATCGCCTGGAAGCTGATGATCAGCGGCGAGAGTTACGACGCGGCACGGTTGAATGCCGCCGCGGTAGTCCCCGCCTAA
- a CDS encoding PepSY domain-containing protein gives MKVIRVVAIALTIGIGMGSTAMADGFKDCTKLDKASWKPATDAEAKAKALGYEVRRSKIEGSCYEVYGVKEGKLYELFYSPEDLSLKHTIAK, from the coding sequence GTGAAGGTCATTCGTGTTGTTGCCATTGCACTGACGATCGGGATTGGCATGGGGTCCACGGCCATGGCCGACGGCTTCAAGGATTGCACCAAGCTCGACAAGGCGTCGTGGAAGCCGGCGACCGACGCCGAAGCCAAGGCCAAGGCGCTGGGCTACGAGGTGCGGCGCTCCAAGATTGAAGGCTCGTGCTATGAGGTCTATGGCGTCAAGGAAGGCAAGCTTTACGAGCTGTTCTACAGCCCGGAAGATCTCAGCCTGAAGCACACCATTGCAAAGTAA
- the tesB gene encoding acyl-CoA thioesterase II produces MSKSLIDLIAILDLEQLEVNLFRGNSPKTSWQRVFGGQVIGQAMVAACRTVEGRLPHSLHCYFILPGDPQIPIIYQVERLRDGKSYSTRRVTAIQHGNAIFSIMVSFHAEEESAFDHQEKMPDVPPPEKLTAEEVAKQPMFREMPDFIRRYYESDRPIELRPVELGRYFGEKIDDGRIHVWIKTAATLPDDPALHLCALAYASDFSLLDAVMARYGRTLFDKRMMPASLDHAMWFHRPFRADEWLLYVQDSPSAQGGRGLTRGLIFKPDGTLVASVAQEGSVRERKS; encoded by the coding sequence ATGTCCAAAAGCCTGATCGACCTCATCGCGATCCTTGACCTCGAACAGCTCGAGGTGAATCTGTTCCGCGGCAACAGCCCGAAGACGAGCTGGCAGCGGGTGTTCGGCGGGCAGGTGATCGGGCAGGCCATGGTTGCGGCCTGCCGCACGGTCGAGGGCCGGCTGCCGCACTCGCTGCATTGCTATTTCATCCTGCCGGGTGATCCGCAGATCCCGATCATCTACCAGGTCGAGCGCCTGCGCGACGGCAAGAGCTATTCGACGCGCCGCGTCACTGCGATCCAGCATGGCAACGCGATCTTCTCGATCATGGTGTCGTTCCACGCTGAGGAAGAGAGCGCGTTCGACCACCAGGAAAAGATGCCGGACGTGCCGCCGCCGGAAAAGCTCACGGCGGAGGAGGTGGCGAAGCAGCCGATGTTCCGCGAGATGCCGGACTTCATCCGCCGCTACTATGAATCCGATCGGCCGATCGAGCTGCGTCCCGTGGAGCTCGGCCGCTATTTCGGTGAGAAGATCGACGACGGCCGCATCCACGTCTGGATCAAGACCGCGGCAACGCTGCCGGACGATCCGGCGCTGCACCTCTGCGCGCTGGCCTATGCGTCGGACTTCTCGCTGCTCGATGCCGTGATGGCACGCTACGGCCGCACGCTGTTCGACAAGCGCATGATGCCGGCGAGCCTCGATCACGCGATGTGGTTTCACCGCCCCTTCCGCGCCGACGAATGGCTGCTCTACGTGCAGGATTCACCGAGCGCCCAGGGCGGCCGCGGCTTGACCCGCGGCCTGATCTTCAAGCCGGATGGCACGCTCGTCGCCTCCGTCGCGCAGGAAGGCTCCGTGCGCGAGCGGAAGAGCTGA
- a CDS encoding ubiquinone biosynthesis hydroxylase, producing MSVQGSIVIGGGAFAGLALALALRQGLGPEIPVIVADPALATRPSRDPRATAIVAACRRLFEAIGAWDDVKGEAQPILDMVVTDSKLEDATRPVFLNFAGDVAPGEPFAHMVENRRLIDALVVRAEAEGVELRATTVASYDSRADGIEVTLGDGSVVAASLLVAADGARSKLRERAGIATHGWEYDQSGIVVTVGHERDHEGRAEEHFLPAGPFAILPLSGKRSSLVWTERRAEAARIVALSDEEFHGELEQRFGLHLGEVKALDKPRAFPLSYFVARSFIGERLALVGDAAHVIHPIAGQGLNMGLKDVAALAEVVVDAARLGMDIGEAGVLERYQRWRRFDTMAMGVATNSLNFLFSNQSTLLRTVRDIGLGLVDRAPPLKNLFIREAAGLTGEVPRLLKGEAL from the coding sequence ATGTCGGTACAGGGTAGCATTGTCATTGGCGGCGGCGCGTTTGCCGGCCTCGCGCTGGCCCTAGCGCTGCGGCAGGGGCTCGGGCCCGAGATTCCCGTCATCGTTGCCGACCCCGCGCTTGCGACACGGCCGAGCCGCGACCCGCGCGCGACCGCGATCGTGGCCGCTTGTCGCCGGCTGTTCGAGGCGATAGGCGCCTGGGACGACGTCAAGGGCGAGGCGCAGCCGATCCTCGACATGGTCGTCACCGATTCCAAGCTGGAAGACGCCACGCGTCCGGTGTTTTTGAACTTTGCCGGCGATGTCGCGCCTGGCGAACCCTTCGCGCACATGGTCGAGAACCGACGCCTGATCGATGCACTGGTGGTGCGCGCCGAGGCCGAGGGTGTCGAGCTCCGCGCCACCACCGTGGCGTCCTACGATTCGCGCGCCGACGGCATCGAGGTGACGCTCGGCGATGGCAGCGTCGTCGCGGCCAGCCTCCTGGTCGCCGCTGACGGCGCAAGGTCGAAACTGCGCGAACGCGCCGGCATTGCCACCCATGGCTGGGAGTATGACCAGTCCGGCATCGTCGTCACCGTCGGTCACGAGCGCGATCACGAGGGGCGTGCGGAAGAACACTTTTTGCCCGCAGGCCCATTCGCGATCCTGCCGCTTTCCGGCAAGCGATCGTCACTGGTGTGGACCGAGCGCCGGGCGGAAGCCGCGCGCATCGTGGCTCTGAGCGATGAGGAGTTTCACGGCGAGCTCGAGCAGCGCTTTGGCCTGCACCTCGGCGAGGTGAAGGCACTCGACAAGCCGCGCGCGTTTCCGCTGTCCTATTTTGTCGCGCGCTCCTTCATCGGCGAACGGCTGGCGCTGGTTGGCGATGCCGCGCATGTCATCCATCCGATTGCGGGCCAGGGCCTCAACATGGGGCTGAAGGATGTCGCCGCATTGGCCGAGGTCGTCGTCGACGCCGCGCGACTCGGCATGGATATCGGCGAGGCCGGCGTGCTCGAGCGCTACCAGCGCTGGCGGCGCTTCGACACCATGGCGATGGGGGTTGCCACCAACTCGCTGAACTTCCTGTTTTCCAACCAGTCGACGCTGCTGCGCACCGTGCGCGACATCGGCCTCGGCCTTGTCGACCGCGCGCCGCCGCTGAAGAATTTGTTCATCCGCGAGGCCGCCGGACTCACCGGCGAGGTGCCGCGGTTGTTGAAGGGCGAGGCGCTGTAA
- the trxA gene encoding thioredoxin, which yields MTIIDQGNGAAGPAAADLIKDTTTQTFVKDVIEESKRQPVLIDFWAEWCGPCKQLTPVLEKAVKAAKGKVKLVKMNIDQHPAIPGQMGIQSIPAVIAFVNGQPADGFMGAVPESQVNAFIEKLTKGVTAPGEPNVAEILQEAEAVLAEGDAAAAAQIYAEVLSHDSTNIAALAGLAKCYVTSGAMEQAKQTLAMVPESKRNDAAVKAVQAAIDLAEQAESLGPVAELEQKVAANPLDHQARFDLATALNAQGNRAAATEQLLAIIKRDRKWNDDGARKQLVQFFEAWGGADDATVEGRKRLSIILFS from the coding sequence GTGACGATCATCGACCAGGGTAACGGAGCGGCGGGCCCGGCTGCCGCCGATCTGATCAAGGACACGACCACCCAGACCTTCGTGAAGGATGTCATCGAGGAATCGAAGCGCCAGCCGGTTCTGATCGACTTCTGGGCGGAGTGGTGCGGCCCCTGCAAGCAGCTCACTCCCGTGCTCGAAAAGGCGGTCAAGGCCGCCAAGGGCAAGGTCAAGCTGGTCAAGATGAACATTGACCAGCATCCGGCGATTCCGGGCCAGATGGGCATCCAGTCGATCCCGGCCGTGATCGCCTTCGTCAACGGCCAGCCCGCCGACGGCTTCATGGGCGCGGTGCCGGAGAGCCAGGTCAACGCCTTCATCGAAAAGCTGACCAAGGGCGTGACCGCGCCGGGTGAGCCGAATGTCGCGGAAATCCTGCAAGAGGCCGAGGCCGTGCTCGCTGAGGGCGACGCCGCCGCCGCCGCGCAGATCTATGCCGAGGTGCTCTCGCACGATTCGACCAACATCGCGGCGCTTGCCGGCCTCGCAAAGTGCTACGTCACCTCCGGCGCGATGGAGCAGGCCAAGCAGACGCTGGCCATGGTGCCGGAATCCAAGCGCAACGACGCCGCGGTGAAGGCCGTGCAGGCCGCCATCGATCTCGCCGAGCAGGCGGAGTCGCTCGGCCCGGTCGCCGAGCTGGAACAGAAAGTCGCCGCAAACCCGCTCGATCATCAGGCCCGATTCGACCTTGCGACCGCACTCAACGCGCAGGGCAACCGGGCGGCGGCGACCGAGCAGCTGCTCGCGATCATCAAGCGCGACCGCAAATGGAACGACGACGGCGCGCGCAAGCAGCTCGTGCAGTTCTTCGAGGCCTGGGGGGGCGCCGACGATGCGACCGTCGAGGGACGAAAGCGTTTGTCGATCATCCTGTTTTCGTAA
- a CDS encoding EAL domain-containing protein, with translation MFRVFTCVTEDHDWRLVMLAGLVCFIASIVAVSIFHRAIASRARARLIWIAIAGAAIGYGIWATHFVAMLAYEPGVSTSYGIVLTALSLAAAMILTSGGFGVAVSNSGRWRAAAGGGIIGAGIASMHYLGMWALEVPGRVTWSSELVFVSIALGMVLGYAALAVALARNDKWGTFVAALLLTLAIVSHHFTAMGAVQIVPDPTLNGGTLSLSPSFLAVAIAGVALSVLGMSFVGVLADRRLATRTSRFEEIISELSLARQQVEDSQKEIQDQKIRLDTAINNMVEALCMFDAEKRLVVCNERYALLYRLPPELLRTGTLHTDIIRHRIMNGILKGDPSEGAAEQFISKLAALPFDAVSSRIDEFADGRLICVTRQPMAGGGWVATHLDVTEQRRSEAKIAHMAQHDALTDLPNRVLLRERMEHAIAVTRNGGLDLAVLMLDLDRFKEVNDTLGHPAGDSLLRAVAARLRECTTETALIARLGGDDFAVIDYVINPALEAATLAENIRKALCEPFDLGDHQVTVGTSIGIAIAPRDGNDSDVIMKSADLALYSAKSGGRGAFRFFEPELDELMHARRNLERDMRDALAGGQFELHYQPFVNAATGKTSGFEALLRWHHPQRGLVMPSEFIPLAEETGLIVPLGEWVLRNGCAEAAKWPAHLRIAINLSPAQFRSKELVPVIIGALASSGVAPHRLELEVTETAIMHDSQAVFAVLGQLRELGVRIALDDFGTGYSSLSFLQRFPFDKIKIDRSFVNELSSARAEAHHLARAVVRFAVSLGKTTTAEGVETKEQLDILREEGCIETQGYYFSRPMPASSIAKMLRRGAGTAVRAA, from the coding sequence ATGTTCCGCGTTTTTACCTGCGTCACGGAAGACCATGATTGGCGGCTTGTCATGCTCGCTGGTCTGGTTTGCTTCATTGCAAGTATTGTGGCCGTCAGCATCTTTCATCGCGCGATCGCGTCGCGAGCTCGGGCGCGGCTGATCTGGATTGCGATCGCGGGCGCCGCCATCGGCTATGGAATTTGGGCAACGCATTTTGTCGCAATGCTCGCCTATGAGCCCGGCGTCTCAACCAGTTACGGCATCGTTCTGACAGCGCTGTCGCTCGCCGCGGCGATGATCCTGACGTCAGGTGGTTTTGGCGTTGCCGTCAGTAACTCCGGCCGATGGCGCGCGGCTGCCGGCGGCGGCATCATAGGCGCCGGTATTGCGAGCATGCACTATCTCGGCATGTGGGCCCTCGAAGTGCCTGGCCGCGTGACCTGGTCGTCGGAGCTGGTGTTCGTCTCGATCGCCCTCGGCATGGTCCTGGGCTACGCTGCACTCGCGGTCGCCCTGGCCCGCAACGACAAATGGGGGACCTTCGTCGCGGCGCTGCTGCTGACGCTCGCAATCGTGTCGCATCATTTCACGGCTATGGGGGCCGTGCAGATCGTTCCAGACCCGACGTTGAACGGCGGTACCTTGTCGCTTTCTCCCAGCTTTCTTGCCGTGGCAATTGCAGGTGTGGCTCTGTCAGTGCTCGGGATGAGTTTTGTCGGTGTGCTGGCGGATCGCCGGCTTGCGACCAGAACCAGCAGATTCGAGGAAATCATCAGTGAGCTTTCGCTCGCCAGGCAACAGGTGGAAGATTCGCAAAAGGAAATCCAGGACCAGAAAATCAGGCTGGACACGGCCATCAACAACATGGTCGAGGCCCTGTGCATGTTCGATGCAGAGAAGCGACTTGTCGTCTGCAACGAGCGCTATGCCCTACTCTATCGGCTGCCGCCGGAACTGCTGAGAACGGGCACATTGCACACGGACATCATCAGGCATCGTATTATGAATGGCATCCTCAAGGGCGACCCCAGCGAGGGTGCTGCCGAGCAATTCATCTCGAAGTTGGCCGCGTTGCCGTTCGATGCAGTCTCGAGCAGGATCGACGAGTTTGCAGATGGTCGGTTGATCTGCGTGACGCGACAGCCAATGGCCGGCGGCGGGTGGGTGGCCACGCATCTCGACGTTACCGAGCAACGCCGGTCCGAGGCCAAGATCGCTCATATGGCGCAACACGATGCGCTGACCGATCTGCCAAATCGCGTGCTGCTCAGGGAACGGATGGAGCATGCCATTGCAGTTACGCGCAATGGCGGCCTTGATCTGGCCGTGCTCATGCTTGACCTCGATCGCTTCAAGGAAGTCAACGACACGCTTGGACATCCGGCGGGCGATTCCCTGCTGCGCGCCGTCGCTGCGCGTTTGCGCGAATGCACCACGGAAACCGCGTTGATCGCTCGGCTGGGCGGCGACGATTTCGCAGTGATCGACTACGTGATCAACCCAGCCCTGGAGGCCGCGACCCTCGCTGAGAACATCAGAAAGGCGCTTTGCGAACCCTTCGATCTCGGCGATCACCAGGTCACAGTAGGCACCAGCATCGGTATTGCCATCGCGCCGCGCGATGGCAACGATTCCGACGTGATCATGAAGAGCGCGGATCTCGCCCTCTACTCGGCCAAGAGTGGTGGACGTGGTGCATTCCGCTTCTTCGAGCCGGAACTCGACGAGCTCATGCATGCGCGACGCAACCTGGAGCGCGACATGCGGGATGCGCTTGCCGGCGGTCAATTCGAGCTCCACTACCAGCCATTCGTCAATGCCGCGACCGGCAAGACCAGCGGCTTCGAGGCATTGCTACGTTGGCATCACCCGCAGCGAGGTCTGGTCATGCCCAGCGAATTTATCCCGCTTGCGGAGGAGACCGGCTTGATCGTGCCGCTGGGAGAATGGGTCTTGAGGAACGGCTGTGCGGAAGCCGCCAAATGGCCTGCCCATCTCAGGATCGCGATCAACCTGTCTCCCGCTCAATTCAGGAGCAAGGAGCTTGTCCCGGTCATTATCGGCGCGCTGGCGAGTTCGGGAGTTGCGCCGCACAGGCTCGAGCTGGAGGTTACCGAGACGGCGATCATGCATGACAGCCAAGCTGTGTTCGCAGTACTCGGTCAACTGCGCGAGCTCGGGGTGCGAATCGCCCTGGACGATTTCGGCACCGGCTATTCATCGCTGAGCTTTCTGCAAAGATTCCCATTCGACAAGATCAAGATCGACCGCAGTTTCGTCAACGAGCTGTCCAGCGCGAGGGCAGAGGCGCACCATCTCGCGCGAGCAGTGGTTCGTTTCGCAGTCAGCCTCGGCAAGACCACGACCGCCGAAGGCGTCGAAACGAAGGAGCAGCTGGACATTCTCCGTGAAGAGGGGTGCATCGAAACGCAAGGCTACTATTTCAGCCGACCGATGCCTGCATCCAGCATCGCCAAAATGCTGCGGCGGGGTGCTGGAACAGCCGTCCGCGCTGCGTGA
- a CDS encoding TetR/AcrR family transcriptional regulator, with translation MTEQLSADDWINQGLRALTKSGFTALKADPLAKTMGVSRGSFYWHFADLGAFHAAILKRWREIAAEQIIADVEADNDEPLKALLRRTFGARLDLERAVRNWAAFDAAAQGAVRAIDRRRLDYVETLLERRGLTPAMAQARAQILYWTFLGFALSGAPVPAPRLQVLLDEILRMVSA, from the coding sequence ATGACCGAACAGCTCTCCGCCGACGATTGGATCAACCAGGGTCTCAGGGCGCTCACGAAAAGCGGCTTCACCGCGCTGAAGGCCGATCCGCTGGCGAAGACCATGGGCGTCTCGCGCGGCAGCTTCTATTGGCATTTTGCCGATCTCGGCGCGTTCCACGCTGCCATCTTGAAGCGCTGGCGCGAGATCGCGGCCGAGCAGATCATCGCCGATGTCGAGGCCGACAACGATGAGCCGCTGAAAGCGCTGCTGCGCAGGACGTTTGGGGCGCGGCTCGATCTCGAGCGGGCGGTGCGCAACTGGGCGGCGTTCGATGCAGCCGCTCAGGGAGCGGTTCGTGCCATCGACCGCCGCAGGCTCGACTACGTCGAGACGCTGCTGGAGCGGCGCGGACTGACGCCCGCGATGGCGCAGGCCCGCGCGCAAATCCTGTACTGGACGTTTCTCGGCTTCGCGCTGTCGGGAGCGCCGGTTCCAGCTCCACGGCTCCAGGTCCTGCTCGACGAGATCCTGCGGATGGTGTCGGCCTAA
- a CDS encoding Trm112 family protein, with protein sequence MNAPTERPENSVDPKLLEILVCPLTKGPLEFDSAKQELISRSAKLAYPIRDGIPIMLPEEARKID encoded by the coding sequence ATGAACGCGCCCACGGAACGCCCCGAAAACAGCGTCGATCCCAAACTGCTGGAGATTTTGGTCTGCCCGCTGACCAAGGGCCCGCTGGAGTTCGATTCGGCGAAGCAGGAATTGATCTCGCGCTCCGCAAAACTCGCCTATCCCATCCGCGACGGCATCCCGATCATGCTGCCGGAAGAGGCGCGCAAGATCGATTGA
- a CDS encoding NAD(P)-dependent oxidoreductase, protein MTIMVTGSAGHLGEAILRRLRARGSPVHGVDLKPSAWTDAVGSIIDPDFVRRQMAGVTAVIHTATLHKPHVATHARQDFVDTNVSGTLNLLEAAGAAGVRSFVFTSTTSAFGSQLRPEAGQAAVWVTEDLPSVPKNIYGTTKLMAENLCELFFRERGLPVVILRTSRFFPEADDDAMMREAYALENAQANELLYRRLDIADAVSAHLAAVERAPAIGFARYIVSATSPFEPRHLADLARDAPGVVRELYPDCAELYSARGWRLFPEIDRVYVNDRARRELGWRPEFDFAHVLGSLRTGQDFRSALAREIGSKGYHETTFDGGPYPVAS, encoded by the coding sequence ATGACAATCATGGTCACCGGCAGCGCAGGGCACCTCGGGGAGGCCATTCTTCGGAGGCTGCGGGCGCGCGGTTCACCTGTGCATGGGGTTGATTTGAAACCGTCAGCCTGGACCGATGCCGTCGGCTCGATCATCGACCCGGACTTCGTGCGGCGCCAGATGGCCGGCGTCACCGCCGTCATCCACACCGCGACCCTGCACAAGCCGCATGTGGCGACCCACGCTAGGCAGGACTTCGTCGACACCAACGTCAGCGGCACGCTCAATCTGCTCGAGGCGGCCGGGGCCGCCGGGGTGCGGAGCTTTGTTTTCACCAGCACCACCAGCGCGTTCGGCTCCCAGCTCAGGCCGGAGGCGGGACAGGCCGCGGTGTGGGTCACCGAGGATCTGCCGTCGGTGCCGAAAAACATCTACGGCACGACCAAGCTGATGGCGGAAAATCTGTGCGAGCTGTTCTTTCGCGAGCGCGGTCTGCCCGTCGTCATCCTGCGAACCTCGCGCTTCTTTCCGGAGGCCGATGACGATGCCATGATGCGCGAGGCTTACGCGCTGGAGAACGCGCAGGCCAATGAGCTGCTGTATCGCCGGCTGGATATTGCCGACGCGGTGAGCGCCCATCTTGCCGCCGTCGAGCGCGCGCCGGCGATCGGCTTCGCCCGCTACATCGTCTCCGCCACGAGCCCGTTCGAGCCGCGCCATCTCGCGGACCTTGCCCGCGACGCGCCCGGTGTCGTGCGCGAACTCTATCCGGATTGCGCAGAGCTCTATTCGGCGCGGGGCTGGCGCCTGTTCCCTGAGATCGATCGCGTCTACGTCAACGATCGGGCGCGGCGCGAATTGGGCTGGCGTCCCGAATTCGACTTTGCCCATGTCCTGGGCAGCCTTCGCACCGGACAGGATTTTCGCAGCGCGTTGGCGCGCGAGATTGGCTCAAAAGGCTATCATGAGACGACATTCGACGGCGGGCCCTACCCCGTCGCCTCGTGA
- a CDS encoding cytochrome b/b6 domain-containing protein, with protein sequence MTEAVPEARGEPSRAPADRTASRQVEVWDLPLRLWHWVLAVCVLVAWFTPTVYDGLHRIVGYAVIALLAFRLVWGFWGSRYSRFRMVGVRLRAAPSYLWNLRRGISGRYIGLNPAGTLMLVALLLSLAVSVITGAMSVTATFFGVWWIEDTHAYASDAVIVLAVLHVVGVVLMGLLQRENLIRAMITGRKRIRGHS encoded by the coding sequence ATGACAGAAGCGGTGCCAGAAGCGCGCGGGGAGCCCAGTCGGGCCCCCGCGGATCGAACCGCTTCGCGGCAGGTCGAGGTCTGGGACCTCCCGCTGCGCCTCTGGCATTGGGTTCTCGCCGTCTGTGTTCTGGTCGCCTGGTTCACGCCCACCGTCTATGACGGGCTTCACCGCATTGTCGGCTATGCCGTGATCGCGCTTCTCGCCTTCCGCCTGGTCTGGGGGTTTTGGGGAAGCCGCTACTCACGTTTTCGCATGGTCGGGGTCAGGCTTCGCGCCGCGCCAAGCTATCTCTGGAATCTGCGCCGCGGCATCAGCGGCCGCTATATCGGGCTCAACCCCGCCGGCACCTTGATGCTGGTAGCGCTGCTGCTGTCGCTCGCGGTCTCGGTGATCACCGGCGCGATGTCGGTGACCGCCACCTTCTTCGGCGTCTGGTGGATCGAGGACACCCACGCTTATGCGTCGGACGCCGTCATCGTCCTCGCCGTGCTGCATGTGGTGGGCGTGGTGCTGATGGGACTGCTCCAGCGCGAGAACCTGATCCGCGCGATGATCACGGGTCGCAAGCGTATCCGCGGTCACTCCTAA